In Paenibacillus sp. 1781tsa1, one DNA window encodes the following:
- the aroF gene encoding 3-deoxy-7-phosphoheptulonate synthase has protein sequence MIVIAGKATPEEQIQDIVAVIEKEGLQVHISRGEDRTIIGLIGKVEPKMQEHLRQMKGVENVVKISKSYKLASRDFHPEDTVISIKGVDIGGKELVVMGGPCAVESAAQIDEIAGLVKAAGGQVLRGGAFKPRTGPYSFQGTGVEGLIMMAEAGKKHDLLTITEVMTPEYVDICAEYADILQVGTRNMQNFDLLRKLGECGKPVLLKRGFSATYDELLNAAEYILAGGNPNVMLCERGIRTFESYTRNTLDLSAIPVLQSLSHLPVISDPSHGTGRRELVEPMTKASVAAGANGLIIEMHTDPDNSMTGDGVQSLFPDQFANLLQDLEKLAPIVGKSFSTAKQPAEFFPARVGV, from the coding sequence ATGATCGTTATTGCAGGCAAAGCTACACCGGAGGAACAGATTCAGGATATCGTTGCAGTTATTGAAAAAGAAGGGCTTCAGGTGCATATCTCTCGCGGAGAGGATCGTACTATCATTGGTTTGATTGGCAAAGTTGAACCGAAAATGCAAGAACATCTTCGCCAAATGAAAGGGGTCGAGAATGTCGTAAAAATCTCGAAGTCCTACAAATTGGCAAGCCGCGACTTCCATCCGGAAGATACGGTGATCTCCATCAAAGGTGTAGATATCGGCGGAAAAGAACTTGTTGTCATGGGCGGACCATGTGCAGTTGAATCGGCTGCACAGATTGATGAGATTGCAGGGCTTGTGAAAGCTGCTGGTGGGCAAGTGTTACGTGGTGGTGCATTCAAGCCGCGCACAGGTCCTTACAGCTTCCAGGGAACGGGCGTAGAGGGATTGATCATGATGGCGGAAGCAGGCAAGAAACATGATCTGCTGACCATTACAGAAGTCATGACACCTGAGTATGTGGATATTTGCGCCGAGTACGCAGATATTCTGCAAGTAGGTACACGTAACATGCAGAACTTTGACCTGCTCCGCAAATTGGGTGAGTGTGGCAAACCGGTATTGTTGAAACGTGGCTTCAGTGCAACATACGATGAGTTGTTGAATGCGGCTGAATACATTCTTGCGGGTGGTAATCCAAATGTCATGCTGTGTGAGCGTGGTATTCGTACGTTTGAATCCTACACACGTAATACGCTTGATCTGTCAGCAATCCCTGTTCTGCAGTCTTTGAGCCATTTGCCGGTTATTTCTGACCCGAGCCATGGTACTGGACGACGTGAACTGGTGGAGCCGATGACAAAAGCTTCCGTTGCTGCAGGTGCCAATGGCCTGATTATTGAAATGCATACCGATCCGGATAACTCCATGACAGGAGATGGAGTGCAATCGTTGTTCCCTGACCAATTCGCCAACCTGTTGCAGGATCTGGAGAAATTGGCACCAATCGTCGGTAAATCATTCAGTACAGCTAAACAACCAGCAGAATTTTTCCCGGCACGTGTAGGCGTATAA